ATTTAATTACTGAGTCATTAACTGAGACCAAACATGAAGATGGAACAGACAGTGATACTGAAGACTTAAAAACACCAGGTGGCGCTGTCACACTGAGAATGTGTTAATTGTACAAGTAAGTATTTACAAAGTGCTTCTTTTTTTGTTAAGAACAGAAACAGTGATGATAAAATGTGGTGAGTATATCAGGTTAGTCTTCTGTGTGGAAATCCCGTCTAACGCTGAGATTCAGAGTTTTGCTGATAAAGTGGCTTTGTTTTTAAGATCCACTTTTCGCATGTGAGAGTTGACCCAAGGGGCCTTAGGATCCACGCAGACTTTCCTTTGGGTGTTCTGTTCTTTATTTAGAGTCTGAAATCTGTGACACAAGAAGAGGGACACAAGGATGCTGGATTAATACACGATAATATATTGTcaaatactgtatatataatgtatatatgatATGATACTCACACAATGGCGTCTATGGGGCAGTTGCTGTTGTTGATCCGCCAGTAGGTCACAATGTTTTTTAAAGGAACCTTTATTCTAGTTGTGGCTGAACAGCATTCAGTCTTGTAGTCAAAACCGTGAACtgatagaagaaaaacaaaaaacattgttttAGTTCTGGAAagagattattatctcatctaatctcattatctctagccgctttatcctgttctacagggtcgcaggcaagctggagcctatcccagctgactatgggcgaaaggcggggtacaccctggacaagtcgccaggtcatcacagggctgacacatagacacagacaaccattcacattcacacctacggtcagtttagagtcaccagttaacctaacctgcatgtctttggactgtgggggaaaccagagcacccggaggaaacccacgcggacacggggagaacatgcaaactccacacagaaaggccctcgccggccacggggctcgaacccggaccttcttgctgtgaggcgacagcgctaaccactacaccaccatgccgcccgagattattattattattattattattattattaataataatcatcatccttTTACCTACAAGACGATACAGATATGTTCACACTGGTCTATATGAAGATTTAATTCTCACCACTAAACACCCGATGAAAAGAGCAGAGCAACAGGAGAAGCAGCAGCAGAGCCGTCAGGTTCCTCATTCTCAATCAGAACGTCTGATTTCACACAGAGACGGACCGGAGTGAGAGTTCGAGATCCAGGAGAGAGGAGTCGAGTGCTGGATGAGTGAGCTGCTCTCCATCTTATATATCGACTGAGCGAGCAAGATCTGTGCGTTAGGGATTTTTTTCTGATGTTTCTCAGTAGCGAGCCTCCTAACTTCCTTCCTCTTTGCCCTGAACATTATTCAAGGTTTTCACTATTTGTAGACTTTTCTGAGAATGTTTCCACGTGTTGAGCTCCTAATCATTTCAACAGATAGACTGAGAGATAGAAATGCATATTTtggaatcattaatttaattagcacacatgtaaacaaacaaaacagataGCTAATCAGTGGTTTGGCTCATTGTTTTGAGAGATAATGATGTTTTTTTAAGAAGTAAATTGGGATTTCAAGCtcttttagggtggcacggtggtgtagtggttaacactggtgcctcacagaaagaaggttctggattcgagcccagcacaGAATGGccttcgtcagccactgggtttgaacccaggaccttcttgttgtgaggcggcattgctaaccactacaccaccatataaacaataattttgtttatgatgattgtattttgattcatatgtaaccacacacaccttgatg
The Neoarius graeffei isolate fNeoGra1 chromosome 8, fNeoGra1.pri, whole genome shotgun sequence genome window above contains:
- the LOC132890271 gene encoding monocyte chemotactic protein 1B-like, coding for MRNLTALLLLLLLLCSFHRVFSVHGFDYKTECCSATTRIKVPLKNIVTYWRINNSNCPIDAIVFQTLNKEQNTQRKVCVDPKAPWVNSHMRKVDLKNKATLSAKL